The sequence TATTTGCTGTCCTTcctcatcttcctcgttattctcataagtgtccaaatcgtgcgtcgtatcgaatacaaaagtcgatcaccgattatattttatattttctaagacaattgggtagcactcttcgtgcttaaattttttccgaccgttgcattccttgaaccgcTTGTTtacttcttcaagctgttaatgtttttaaaaacacttaagtacatgggcgtttaaatattagaaaataattgttcaaaatatcaagaatacttaccttcttttcaggaccccatcctgtatgatattcaccttccacttctGCCTCTTTTGACGAAAacaacgccacatctttacttattccctgatatagtttttgccaggaactccaagaccgctctggattattagataaatgaagttcaatatcatccttgatacgagtccacaacgccgcctctgattgatcagttccaacaccaggatcttgagatattgataaatgaattttacacatcgttacatcttcgattgttgtaaaatttggacctcgtgctactcttgCTGCCATTGTAAGCGAACCGGTGgaaaatttccaaatgatttgaaaaacaaaataataCTTCGACTTCTTGTTCTGATAGATAGTTTGAAGTAGTAGTTGCGAGAAAATGTTAAGTACCAACTCATGTGTATATGTAGGTGTTTCCTTTGAAATTTCCAACGTTCGAAAAGACCTTtcaaactttccaacgttccaaaaTATCCAACGTTCAATTTTCTTCAAAGTTCGAAAATTATAACGATATAAACatttttcaaaaacaattttctctaatggtttaaaaaaaaaattgaaactggAAGCTAAACTGGGGCGGAGCTAATAGGTCCTCTCAACCACAGGGCGTGAACTATACGTACGCCGGGTAGGGgtgttaactatataaacgcctggctgAGGCGTGTCTATAATCTTTGTCTCACTGACGCGTTAACTATATGAACGCCTGCCGTGGGGCGTTAACTTCAGCAACATCCGAACGGGCGTAGGTTTTAGcaacgcctgaatgaggcgtaccttatatacacgcctctttatggAGCGGTGACTTTACATACGTTTCACATGAGGCGTAGTTTATATACACGCCGGATGACAAACGGTGACTATACATTCGCtcgactatatatagttttggtcttggtcccagaccaaatatggtccggaatttggttttggtccagcttTTAGTCTTTACCCCGTCCCGTTGTGTCTCGTCCATagaccataattataggtttgatcgtccactgcagttgctctgagACACATTAACACATCATAGGCTAAGAGAAGATTTCACTGCACAGCTTTGGCCCAAGGTTAACGAGGCATACTTGAGTGCCTTTCTCGTTTACAAGTTCCAACCTTTTGCTATTGGGTGGTGGTTCGAATCGCGGTTCGTAATTATGTTTTGGCCCTTTAGAAAAactcgaatcatctttgttaagGGTGCACACAGTACGGTTCGGATCGGTTCTTGgcgagaccgagtacctgtacctccctaggctcggttccaaaattttggaccggtacatgtaccttgtacctcggttccggtatcaTTAGGTACAcgtacggtaccaggtacggttccggtaccaaTCGGTACTTTCTGTCAGATTTCCAGACATATTTCCCTGTCAGTTTTCCAGACAAATTAAGGAcacgtgtttccctgtttttcaatatattaagcaATATCTAAATCAAAGAACAAAGTAACAACCCAAAAGTAGCAACAATACTAGCAAACCAAAATGCCAAACAACCAAAGTCTTGACAAGTAGCAATAGCACACAAACTGACAAACAACCAAGTAGCACACAACAATAGTTACAATACTACAATAGTCTTAATTCTTAAGTTTTACTGTCTTAACAACTAATAGAAAGTTAGTTGAAGTTGTAGCATTGGTGGTGAAGTGGTTGTGGAGATCTATTCCATGGCTGCACTGGTGGCATTGTTTTTGATAGGACCCAGTAAAGCTGCAATAAAAAGTAACAACAAGTTAGGTAGTTAGTTGGACAGTGAACGATACAAAGCAAAGCCAAACCACACACATTTGCAGGGAGTGAATGATACAAAGCAAAGCATATTTCAGCTAAAGAGAGTACTACTTATCAACCCATAATATGAATTCATAGCAGGACAATGCAGTAATGGTTATCAACTCATAACATGAATTCATAGCAGGACAGTGCAGTAATGGAGAAAATTGAATCCCTTCACACATACAAAAAAATAGATGCATAGCACTAGCAGAATTCACCAACTCAAAACACAAAAGCCCAATATTCGTTCACACGTACAAGCCTCATACTACTACACATTTCTTTACAAAAAGGATAACTCAATCAGTGCTTATTTGAAGTTGCGACACCATCTCCACCCCCAACATACATTTGCAAGCTTAAAATCAGCACATAGAGACCAAGCCAACTTCTAAAAAGAATTAGAGCTATTAAAAATCAGCTATCAGTGCAAGTTTCTCAGCTTAATCCAACTATTCAGTGTTTATGCCCACCCCCAATATACTGggaattttaataaagtgccacacttccaatttgcagttcaagaaaatgccactgttttttcagagtttatttaattccacacatttgaccttttccatcccgtttttttgagAAAACGGTTAACTGTCGTTAGTGCCTACATGGCAGTAAATCAGCCCTAGTAAAAGACATTTAACCCCCAAACCATCTAACTAGGACTGATTCAAATCGACCTAATAGTGTGAGTCATTGTCTGAGTTTGGACCAACACGGATTCAAGCCTAGACCAACACCGATTCAAGCCTCCATTGCACCATCAAATTCATTCTGTATCTTCATAACCAACAACACCACTCCCTTAAAAACAACAGCGACAAGTTCTCATTTAGAACTATTTTCACGACTTGAAATCTCTGTCCAAAACTCTACTGAATTCCAAAACCCTTGTAGTCTACTTCATCCACTCCAGAAATACATCCAGCCATGGCAGTCAACAGGCAGCCGCAACGAGAACTCGATTGTTGATTTTCGAGTGAAGCAGGTGGTTCAAGCAATTCAGCAAACACCTACATGCGTTCTGCTGGTGGCATATCAAATTCACATAAAACTGATTTATTCACTCTATCATGTCTTCAATCTAACACGGCTCCAAAGATGGGATCATTTCTATTCAATTAATCATACACTTAGATTTTAGCAAACTGCAAGGCATCAGTAGGATAGAAGAATGCTGGTGGTTGAGCAAACATACATCCGTTTCGTTTCTAGAACCCAAGAACCCACTTTGTTTGAACTTGAATCAACATCAGCAGCATATCTACTAGATCTACTTGATTCCATTACTACCGACATTTTGATTTGTTTGTTCAACTAAATTTTGCTTAGAGAAGTTCTTATGCTAGTTTGTCTCGAACAACAATTCCAGTATCACTAGCCACAACTGACTGCAATGCAGCTCCCCTCTACCAGTATCAGTGGAACTATATATCTTTTTTACATATAAGCAATTTCTTACAAGCATCTTCTTGATTCTCACCACTCTTACAATGACCCAAGAACAACTGCCATTAGACCCAATCTCAGCCACCGTTTCCTGTAATTCATGACTACCATTTGATCAAAACCAAATTGGGCAAAAACCCATCTTTAGATTATATCAAAACCCCCGATTCAATTCCTTGGTTGTTGTTTGAAGAATTCCTTTAACACAAATCAACGGGGACCAGATGGCACTGACTCATTGTGGGTGGATGATGATGCAGAGCAAGGGTATAAGTCTCCCATGCTTACTCACGAGAATGCTTTACTCAGTGTATCGCTCATATCAAGGACCCATAATTCTGTTTGAAGTAGAGCAGCATCTCCATTAAGATACTGCACGACTTGTCTCATGGTTGGTCTAAAATCAGAATTAGTATGAGTACATTCATCTAAAAGAACTTCAATCCATTCTAGACAGCCTAAACTGTAATCATGGCTTCATGTCATAACCACCATACTCATCTTATCCATCTCAATTCACTGTCTATAGATAAGTCCATAAATTCAACAACAAAACTGCATAACTTAAACAAAATTTACAGAGAAAAACAATTACCTCAAACTCATTTACTCAAGCACCAGCCAGTTCATCCCAGATAACTTCATAATTCATCTGAGTTCCAAATACAAACTCTAACTATTGAACTTAAGCTAGTCTCCAACCGTAACTCTCAATTCAGATCAAACCCACATCCAATTAATCATCTAAACCCTCAATTCAGTTCGTCCATCAACATCAGTTCTTAACCAACCCTAATTCAATTCCCAAATATTCTATTCTCTCAATCAAACTCAATTTATCCATCAAAATATTGCAATCTATTCAACCCATCCTTTAATTCCTTCTTATTCACCCTTAATTGAATCTCGAAATTCatttcaggaaccctaatttcttcacaaTTTCATTAACATCTCAATTCTTCTTCACGACAATACTACAACTTCAATTTAGCAATAACCCTTTGATCTTCATCTTTCAACATCCCGTTTAGCTTATCAATTCCAAATAAACTCAACATCAAACTCTAACCTTCACAGAAACACTTCGCTTCAACTCAATCGTGGATTCTAACCAAACCCAACTATGAACTCATCAGCACCACACTCGgttgattggtttcactaattttctgcaaggttttctcaacagagatttcatctctggaacgccggagaaaaagaagaaggagaaggaagagaagaaaggaaagagaaagagattTCAACAGAGATTTCATCTCTGATTCAAATCGACCTAATAGTGTGAGTCATTGTCGAGTTTGGACCAACACGAATTCAAGGGTAGTTAGGTAATGTTGACACGTTGTATTGACTTTTTCAATGATTATAGACCGAGTTAGTGGGCCCTGACGGAAtatctaacggttgtggcatttaataaattctgaaaaaaacggtggcattttcttgaatcgggatttgcaagtgtggcagtttgttaaaaatcccaTACATTTTCAATCTTATAATCAACACATAGACACCAAAGCAATTTCTACCATATGTACAAGCTCAAACCCAATTTTTTGAAGAACAAAAAAATTCATTTAATTCACAAATTAAAACAATGATCAGTAaatacaattttaaaaccaaattcaaaGTCTGGGTTTCATATGaactaaaaaataaagaaaaatcaaaagattaTGAAGATAAAATTCTTACCAGTTTGGTGGAAATACAATCCAAGCCAAATCAATCAACTCTTGTAGAGAAGGAAGAAATCTTTTTGATTTCTTAATTACAAATCTGATCAAATATCAAGGAAGGTAGAATTATTAGATAGAAATAGAATTATTAGAATACAAATCAACACTACTTCAAAACCCTAGGTTCCAAAAATCAAAATAGGAGAACTGAATCAACTGATTCAACACTTACCCTTGGTtaacaatttctccttcttcttctggatcGAGAGGTGGTAAGTAATGGAGATTGGAGGAGAAGATTCAGAAATCTCGTCCCTGTAATGGAgttcttcacttcttctctttctcAGAGAGAGAGGAgacgaaaaaaaaataaaaatgagaagAGAAACCCTAGCCCTATAATGTTCCATTATATACCCCCCTTTAATCTAACGACTATTACTGATTTATTATCCCCTAGGTCTAACGGCTATTAATACTCGGTATATTCGGTCCGGTATAGTACGAGACTTGTATTGAATCGTGTACCTGTACCCCAGAGGTCGGTTCCTAATTTTTGGACCGATATTTGTACCCCGTCCTCGGTTCAGTACAAAACCAgatacggttccaccggttccgggacggttcgCCGGTCCGACTCTGTTACTGTGCACCCTTAATCTTTGTATATTTTCTTCGTTTTGCATATCGCACTCGTTCTATATATTCATTCTTCGTCCTCTCCTTCCCGCTAATAGTAAACTCATCCGACTCTTCAACGCCACAACAGCTGCATCCTCACTCACAGGTTTATCTCTCCATATTTTTTCAATTTAACGAACCTCAGTTTCTGGTATTAGGGTTTGGGGTCGGTATAGGGTTTTGGGTAATTATGTTTTGTACTAGGGTTTTACTAGATGTCATTGAAGCTCAACACAATCGTTATGTTTTTCCCTCTTTATTGCTTTTCATCTCTGGTAATtgttttattttagggtttcataaagGATAAAGAGAATTTTGCAGCAATGGCGACTACTAGAGTTCAGAGGATTATGACCCAGCCTATCGTAAAAATTCTAAACCCCTATTTTTTCATCGTTTTCTTTTCGTCTCTCTTTATATGCTCTACACTAACTGTCTATATCCATGTCTATTGGGATGTATCGGGCGGCCAGAACCTCATTTTTCGGTTTCTCCAAAGTGTAAGTTGGTCGGTTTAATTTTAAAAGAAATTGGTTCTTATTTTGTTTTAGTGTTTTATTTATCTAATTTTTCGTTTTTGACTGCAGAAAGCAAGGATTCAGATTTGGCTTTTTGAGCAGAAAGATACGAGGATTGAAGGCAGAATTATTGTAAGTTTTTGGCTAATTCTTCTCCAACATTTTGAGGTTGTTGTAATTTGCAATTTTCTGGGAACAAGAGCTTCTCTTAGATAACTCGTATAGGAGTACTGCTATCCTGATAAATATCTATGTTAGGGTTTAAGATCTACATGCTGTTATGGAATTCTCTGCATTATCAAGAGTATATGAGGTTTAAGATGTTCTTATTAGTTAGCGATGTAGAATATGGTTTCTTCAAGACTTTGCATAGGCGTACTTATCATGATTGGAAACAAGCAGAAAGATCTCGAAGAAAGCTGGAAGGCTTTTCTTTGTGTCGTTGTAAGATCTTGGCCATTTGTTTATGAATTACTGTTTGTTGTGATATTCAGTCATCTCTTTCATACGATTTTTGCTGAAGATAGCATCCGAAAAGGATAGTTTCATAATTAAGTGTCGtatatcagttttttttttctctctttgatgaaaaattcTTTTACAATTCAAGTTGCGTGATTTCTGAAGCAGTACTTGGTTTTTTAGCTATTCTGCAGCATAAACTTCTGTTCCTCGTTGAAATATCTACAACTAATATGTCAAACTTTGCACAACCAATCCCCAACAAATAAGTGGAGCAAAAATTCTGTACTAGTATGTCACAGTAGGCTTAGAAGTGGAATATGTATGTCGCTCCAATATTCCTGAATGGAAGAGAAACAAGTGTTACAAGAAAACACAACCAGGATTTCACACTTGTTACAAAGTTGAGGCGGTAAAGAGAAACTTCCTATATGGGTAGTTAAAGTTTATAATCATACAAATGACAGACTTTTTGATCCACAGATTTAGTACCTCGTTAACCAGCCTAGAGAGCATATGTACGAGGATCTAGTAATCATACCTGTTACACAGAACTATTTGAATCTCTCGTAATTAGGGTTCTGCTATACGTTGGGTAAATGTATAGTTAAACGGGTTCCAATAACCGTAAATCTCCACGCTTTCAATATAGTGCTTCACTAGTCTCACGTGAATTCGAGTGTTGTGACTGAAGGTGACAAGGTCTTGAGTTATGAAAAAATATCGGGATAATTAGCACTAGAGTTTTAGATAGTCTAAAATTTACAGCGATATAATTATTGCCATCTTGTTTCAACTAAGGCTATTATTTCTAAGCTCCTGGGAGGTGCGAAGGGTATCAATGCACCGAAGAAACGAGTATGAATTATTTCTATACAAGTTTGGAGGCCTACACATTTGATTTGAATTATTAGACCTTAGCTGCACATGCAGGCATCATTGAAGTGAAGCATCTCTAAATGAGATGGAATGTAAGGAATATTGTCTTTTGGGTTAAAAGAGGCTACAGATTTGTAAGGGTATCAATGCCGTGACCTCTGGATTGGAACTACTCGAATGAAGGGTAACTAAACACGAGGATTTTTTACGATGGAATTTCCTTAAGATTAAGTCATGCTTAATATATATATACTGAGTTTATATATATGGCATGTGTCATTGTCTTATATTCTTTTTACATGGAAGACTTTTACTTGTATCTTAACCAAAGACTTCTTATGTTTCACAGTTTACACAGTTCTGTTATCCTCGAATTTCAAAGTTGTTTGTATGGTAACTATGTTTCCCGCCTTTGGCAATTTGTTGACTCAAGCAAGTTAAGATATAGAAGGGACATAATTCTATATATCTGTAGCCTGTAGCCCGTTGTAGGTCAAAGTGAGTCCATGCCGATACTTTCATATGAATTCATTGGCATAGCAATTTTGGTATAGTGATGGTCGCTTCTACGAGTATGCAACATCTCTATTTATCTTGTCTTTCTTAAAGATAGATCATACATCTGTATTAGGTTATTTGGACACTAAGGATACTGATTGTTCCAAATTAATTATAGTTTTTCAAACTACCTACTAGGAATTTGAAGTTCCTTTTTAGGAATATAAAATTGTCAGAGGCTCCTGTTTATAAAGACTTTTTCTTTGTAGCTGCGGAGAGACCTTGATGACATGATATTTTATTGTTTACAATAAGCATGCATTCAAGCATGGTATATGCACTTCAAAGTAGGATTAGCTCAAGTCGGTAGAGATATCACTCCGCTCACCTAGAGGGCTCCAGTTTTAGCTGATAAGTTTCATACATGACTTTGGACAAATCTGGGGTTCTCAGGTGTTTATTAGGAGTTCGTTTAATGTCCAGTGATTCAAAAAGAATTTTTGTTAGTGTTGTTGTGAGGGACTATGAAGCCACTGTTGCTGTAAAGCGGGAGATATGACAAAGTATGTCATGCATAGTGGTGATGTTACTGTTGATGGTTCGGGTATCTTGTTCCAGTGTTAGTTTTAACCATGCATACATACTTATAGCCAATACAGGAATTGTGCCTGATACTGATATTGTACTGTATTGCATCTGTAATATAGGAGTATTTGTTATGGGTATTTTTAATTAACGGGCATGGTGTTGACATTCACATATACAAATGAAAATTATGGGTGGGttttaatctttatttttttgttggtcATGCATTTCTTGGCTCACCACCAATGTGCAAGACATATTTGTATTTCTTAACATTTCTATGGGACAGGTAAGTGACTCTAATTTGGTTCTTTCTTTTCACTTTAACAGGGGTTTGATGAGTACATGAATTTGGTTCTTGATGAGGCCGAAGAAGTCAACATCAAGAAAAATACCAGGAAGTCATTGGGTAGGGAAAATATGACTCTTTTACTGTTATGCGTCAAGTGTCTTTGCTTTTCGTGTTTTTCATTTATTCATATGTGGGTCTTGCGTTTTTCAGGGAAGATTCTTTTGAAAGGAGACAACATAACATTGATGCAGAATACTTAAGCAAACTGAATCTCGCCCTCCTCCCTCACTCAGTGTAGTCTGTGGAATTTTAgtgatagttttcttctttttaatattTCAGGGGTAAATGATGATTTTGGCCTAGCGAGGATATAGAACATGAGTAGCAGAGTTGAATCTTGCATATTATACTGTCTGAAAATGCAAGTGCAACAATCGAATTTTCTGCTTATCTACTGTTTGTTCTAGATATCTCATTTAACCTAAAACCTCATACAAATGAGTGTAGAATATGGTGCTGCCACCTGGTAGTGCAGTAATTTGGTTACATGTAATGCTTAAAATTTGGTGCTAGCACATTTCACAAAATTAATCTCATCGGTTGtcatatttttattgattgtttCCGTGTCAACTCTTAGATATTACTTGGGAATAATCGACATGTTGTAATGCCCTACCCTTGTACACACATTTGTCTTGGGCGATTTACCACCGATGATTCTTATGTGGAAACACCTTTTTTACACATTCCGTTATTAAACAATGAAGTGTGCTTACGATGTAAAAGTAAGTCGAGACTTGAGAGCCATATTTTGAAATCTATGTTTAAAGTTTAAACCAACCAGTTGACGAGAATATCACTGATTCTCCCTCCTACCATCTTGGTCCGTGCTTAGGCTatgtcctatgggctagatatttagctgctagattggccatccacgtcagataGGGCAATCTCCTAACTCCTATGAAATGACCAATCTAACAGCGAAACGCCTAACAATTCGGCATTAAACGCCAAACAGTAGAGCGTTTGGGAAACGCCGAACCAAGCGGCGTTTGACTTTATTCCACAAATCTAGTACTACAAGCTTTTCTATCTATAGCCACGACTCTGTCTCTATGAGTCTATGACAAGTCCCATGCAATACTCTAGCTCTCCCGCGTGACCCTATCCTAGCTACATAGAACAGCTCTCCCGCGTGACCCTATCCTAGCTACATAGAACAGCCACCCTTAGATTAAATCCCAACCAATAACCTGTTGACACGTAAACCACCacacctataaataaattatCTACCTTTTATCGGTTACTGTTATTTACGTACAAAAAAACTCGTTTACCATAACAAGAGGCGCAGATTTAGTGAGTCACTTTTTGAGCGCCTAACAATTGGGCGTTATTCTCTGGAATATTCTCTTAACGCTAAACAGTTCAGGGTTTGGATCATTTTTTGAGCGCCGAACGGTTCAGCATTTCAATCCCGCTGATAGTTGGATTGCGAGCACatgttaggagagagaactatcactgttaatttttttccaacactttttcttgatttgcaacactttttggccaatctagcactccaatctagcccataggggttagccttaggCTTAGTcctgggctagatatctagctgctagattggtcatccacgtcagcatgggcaacctcctaagtcctatgggagggctaatctagcagctagattagcagcggGACCACCATATAACGCCGAACCGTTTGGCGCTCAGTGCTGAACGGTTCaacgctttaaatctcagccgttagatcagaaaTTTTTCTtctagcgctgaatggttcaacgtttatatcactttttgagcgctgaacggttcaatatttcaatctcgctgatagttgaatTGCGAGCAGTTGGTAGGAGAGAGAATTATCAACTAGCAGTGTAACATTTTTTCCCAcattttttttcatgatttgcaacactttttggccaatctagcagttcaatctagtCCATAGGAAAAAGTAGCTCCTGTAGATATGAATCCGTTTTGTGGCTTGTACCAGGTGATTTTGACATATGTTACTgccaaaaatatttttcattaaCCTGGTTATTCATTGTCTGTCTGTGTATCATAATTACATTGTTCATTGCACATCGGAGGACCCTCCACTCCGCACTCTATTATACTTTTTTCTTACATTTTTTCTTTCTCGGGCACTCAGTCGGTCGATACCATATAATACTTTTTTTCTTATAGACCGGTGGTTAATTAGTGCTTAGTAAGAAATACCATATAGtcataggaataatatattagagagagtctagtccagtggactcagtcaactgtctgtttggtcctttttgaaaaaaataaattataatttggtcctagaaattatagTTTGGCCCTAGGGTGACGTCATGGGTGATGTAATTGTCTCTAGGTAGTGCCAAAAATATCCttttgggaccatatatatagaaaaagtcactaaaaaatatcttattttcagatttactttctctctttcctcctattttcagatctagtttctctcctctccatttttttttgttgctgctcatgaagacgatgaagaacgACGAATTTTTTTGGTTTATTCGTCACTATTTGTTACTGCTGCTGTTGaatatgatgatgaagacgatggagatgatgaagacgacggagatttttgtgtttcttcgtcactatttgttgttgttgctgttgaagaagatgaagatgatgaagacgatggagTTTTGAAGATTTTCTGGTGTTGTGTCtgacgacgaagaagaaaaacatgaagaaaacgatgaagaaaactaatataaccTTCAATCTTCATCTCGGATCTAAAGTCATTCATCTTGGATCTTGATTTTTTTGGTGTTGTTAATGAAaatttgatgttgttgctgctggttGAAGATTTTCTGCTGCTGTgtatgacgaagaagaagaagaaaaagatgaagaaaacgatgaagaaaactaatataaccTTCAATCTTCATCTCAGATCTAAAATCTTCATCTTGGATCTTGATTTTTTTGGTGTTGTTAATGAAgatttgatgttgttgctgctggtaaagtcgatgaagatgatgaagaagatgaagatttatgcgttttgttgttgttgctgctgctgcttaagatgaacttcattcctggaatgaacttcattactgaaatgaacttcatttttggaatgaactctgctatttttgggtttttatatggagttcatttctggaatgaactttgtttttttaggtttttatatgaagttgaatgaactctgttttttttaggtttttatatggagttcatttctggaacgaactttggtttttttaggtttttatatggagttcatttctggaatgaactcttggtttttttaggtttttatatggagttcatttctggaatgaactctggttttttttaggtttttatatggagttcatttctggaatgaactctggtttttttaggtttttatatggagttcatttctggaatgaactctggtttttttaggtttttatatggagttcatatctggaatgaactctggtttttttaggtttttatatggagttcatttatggaatgaactctgtttttctaggtttttatatggagttcatttctggaatgaactctggtttttttaggtttttatatggagttcatttctggaatgaactctgatttatatgttttctaaaaaaataagtagaaattaacaagagttcattttgacgaatgaactgctacaagaaaataagtaaaaattaacacggaagggttattttgtttgttttatatttttaaattattatggaccaaacagtaaatgtGTTTttccaaaggactaaacagacataggaccacctaaaaaaggaccaaatgaTATTTTTCCCTGGGGCTTATATCCTACTTTTAGTTCCTCTCTGCCTAGCTTGTTATAGTCTTACCAAAAAATCTTACCTCGTGTTGTCTCGCTTTTTTTTGTCTTTCAAAAGAAAGTTCAAAG comes from Papaver somniferum cultivar HN1 chromosome 7, ASM357369v1, whole genome shotgun sequence and encodes:
- the LOC113292778 gene encoding small nuclear ribonucleoprotein E-like, which produces MATTRVQRIMTQPINLIFRFLQSKARIQIWLFEQKDTRIEGRIIGFDEYMNLVLDEAEEVNIKKNTRKSLGKILLKGDNITLMQNTGK